One genomic window of Daphnia pulex isolate KAP4 chromosome 12, ASM2113471v1 includes the following:
- the LOC124209430 gene encoding unconventional myosin IC-like produces the protein MEQDLHVRDRVGVQDFVLLEDHTSESAFIENLQKRFNEGLIYTYIGPVLVSVNPYKNLPIYGSDYVEKYRNVNFYELPPHVFALTDTALRSLRGELINQCILISGESGAGKTEASKKVLQFIAATTRKKANLETVKDKLLQSNPVLEAFGNAKTNRNDNSSRFGKYMDVEFDFTGDPTGGHIINYLLEKSRVVFQAKGERNFHIFYQLLAGADDALLEKLSLKRDPSHYVYLKQGDSSKVSGVDDAEGFKTVREALQVMEIGDEEQQALYLLLSVIIHLGNIEFASGDGGRARITNPDLVSTIAKLLQCPEEKLVKALLNKTIEARDDVVVSPMARDEAVKARDALSKSVYERMFTWLVQRLNRSLQSSWEVKKKYVLGILDIYGFEIFQSNSFEQLCINYCNEKLQQLFIELTLKSEQDEYRREGIAWEPVTYFDNKIICDLIEEKHKGIISIMDEECLVPGETNDKTFLNKMDKLLSDHPHYLSHAKGDNKMKKTIEREEFRLLHYAGEVTYNVKGFLEKNNDLLYRDLKDAMISSSNLITKDVFTASELSSKKRPDTAASQFKTSLARLVEILISKEPSYIRCIKPNDVKKSSMFETGIVTHQVKYLGLVENLRVRRAGFAYRRPYEAFLNRYKSLCPDTWPQPKGDPKSAVQTLVNHLKYGENDYRMGLTKIFIRLPKTLFETEDAFQRRKNELASLIQAKYKGILQRRKYLAIRLRIIRVQAMIRRFLAKRRANKRRWAVQVIRHFINGFMKRNEPLNSANEKFLGFVRFHYLMRLTKKLPESIMDKSWSDAPASCQEANDILRSMYMKWMVGRYCKNIAPARKRQFELKVLAEAVFKNNKKSYQESISKWFVDCRLSTEQQGPFRSIFEANVKSQGETILYSAPVKKFDRHGYKERERYLALTKSAVYLLDAKDCKIKHRLTFNDITGITVTNSQDNLIVVRIPEDDKKDKGDLILECRNLIEALTWIVDTCNKRDIIRFESATSLTHHIAKGKPGTIEITHGGPVTGIAKGKNGHLMVAAS, from the exons ATGGAGCAAGATTTGCATGTTAGGGACCGGGTCGGAGTCCAGGATTTTGTCCTGCTGGAAGATCACACGTCCGAGTCGGCATTTATAGAAAACCTGCAAAAGCGATTCAACGAGGGGCTTATTTAC ACGTACATTGGACCAGTTTTGGTTTCCGTTAATCCGTACAAGAACCTCCCCATCTACGGATCAGACTACGTCGAAAAGTACCGCAATGTCAATTTCTACGAACTGCCACCTCACGT ATTCGCCCTGACGGATACTGCGCTGCGATCTCTACGCGGTGAACTGATTAACCAATGCATCCTCATTTCAg GTGAGTCGGGAGCGGGCAAGACGGAGGCCTCGAAAAAAGTGTTGCAATTCATCGCCGCCACGACGCGCAAGAAGGCGAATTTGGAGACGGTCAAAGACAAATTGCTCCAATCCAACCCGGTCCTGGAGGCCTTCGGTAACGCCAAAACCAATCGCAACGATAACTCGTCACGATTCGGCAAATATATGGACGTCGAGTTCGATTTCACC GGCGACCCTACCGGTGGGCACATCATCAACTATCTACTGGAGAAATCACGCGTAGTGTTCCAGGCTAAAGGCGAGCGCAACTTCCACATCTTCTATCAACTTCTGGCCGGAGCCGATGATGCCCTTTTGGAGAAACTGTCACTCAAGAGGGACCCTAGTCACTACGTCTACCTTAAACAG GGCGATAGTTCGAAGGTGAGCGGAGTCGACGACGCCGAGGGCTTCAAAACTGTCAGGGAGGCTCTCCAAGTCATGGAAATCGGAGATGAAGAGCAACAGGCCCTTTACCTTCTCTTGTCCGTCATCATCCACCTGGGAAACATCGAGTTTGCCAGCGGAGACGGCGGCCGGGCTAGAATCACCAACCCAGACTTGGTTTCTACCATCGCCAAG TTACTTCAATGCCCCGAAGAGAAACTGGTGAAAGCCTTGCTGAATAAAACGATTGAAGCTCGGGATGATGTTGTGGTTTCACCGATGGCCCGCGACGAAGCCGTCAAAGCCCGCGACGCCCTATCCAAATCCGTCTACGAGCGCATGTTCACTTGGCTGGTCCAGCGGCTCAATCGATCCCTCCAATCGTCCTGGGAGGTCAAGAAGAAATACGTGCTCGGCATTTTAGACATTTACGGCTTTGAGATCTTTCAGTCCAACAGTTTCGAGCAGCTGTGCATCAATTACTGCAACGAGAAGCTTCAGCAGCTCTTTATCGAGCTGACGCTCAAATCTGAACAGGACGAATATCGCCGCGAGGGCATCGCCTGGGAACCCGTTACCTATTTCGATAACAAGATCATCTGTGAccttattgaagaaaaacacaagg GTATTATTTCCATCATGGACGAGGAATGTCTAGTGCCCGGGGAGACGAATGACAAAACATTCCTCAACAAGATGGACAAGCTGCTGAGCGACCACCCACATTACCTGAGCCATGCCAAAGGTGacaacaaaatgaagaaaaccatTGAACGCGAAGAATTCCGTCTGCTCCACTACGCCGGCGAGGTCACCTACAACGTCAAGGGCTTTTTGGAGAAAAACAACGATCTTTTGTATCGTGACTTGAAGGACGCCATGATTTCATCTTCCAACCTTATCACGAAAGAT GTTTTCACGGCAAGCGAACTGAGTAGCAAGAAACGTCCGGATACAGCCGCTTCACAATTCAAGACCAGTTTGGCCCGGCTAGTCGAAATTTTGATTAGTAAGGAACCGTCTTACATTCGTTGCATCAAACCCAACGATGTCAAGAAATCCAGCATGTTTGAAACGGGCATTGTCACCCATCAG gtGAAATATTTGGGTTTAGTGGAGAATTTGCGAGTCCGCCGCGCTGGATTCGCTTATCGACGACCTTACGAAGCCTTTTTGAATCGCTATAAAAGCCTGTGTCCCGATACTTGGCCCCAACCGAAAGGAGATCCTAAAAGCGCCGTTCAGACACTTGTCAACCATCTTAAG TATGGCGAAAATGATTACCGTATGGGTCTGACCAAAATATTCATCCGGCTGCCCAAGACCTTGTTTGAGACGGAGGACGCCTTCCAGCGGAGGAAGAACGAGCTGGCAAGCCTGATTCAGGCCAAATACAAGGGCATCCTTCAACGGCGCAAATACTTGGCTATTCGCCTTCGCATTATCCGCGTCCAG gcTATGATCCGCCGTTTCCTGGCAAAGCGCCGAGCCAATAAACGTCGCTGGGCAGTACAGGTGATCCGTCACTTCATTAATGGCTTCATGAAGCGCAATGAGCCTTTGAATTCGGCCAACGAGAAATTCCTCGGATTCGTCCGGTTCCACTACTTGATGCGTTTGACCAAGAAACTGCCGGAATCGATTATGGACAAGTCCTGGTCCGACGCACCTGCCAGTTGCCAAGAG GCAAATGATATATTGCGATCCATGTACATGAAGTGGATGGTTGGGCGTTATTGCAAGAACATCGCGCCTGCTCGTAAAcgtcaatttgaattgaaagttTTGGCTGAAGCGGTATTCAAAA ACAACAAAAAGAGTTATCAGGAAAGCATTTCCAAGTGGTTCGTCGACTGCCGCTTGTCGACTGAGCAGCAAGGTCCTTTCCGTTCCATTTTCGAAGCCAATGTCAAATCACAAGGCGAAACGATTTTG TACTCGGCTCCGGTCAAGAAATTCGATCGTCATGGCTACAAAGAACGCGAACGCTACCTGGCACTTACCAAATCGGCCGTCTATTTGCTGGATGCGAAAGATTGCAAGATCAAGCACCGCTTGACATTTAACGATATCACCGGCATAACCGTAACCAATAGTCAAGATAATTTAATTGTGGTGCGAATTCCCGAGGatgacaaaaaagacaaaggtGACCTGATCCTCGAGTGTCGTAACTTGATC gaagcACTCACCTGGATTGTGGATACCTGCAACAAACGTGACATCATTCGATTTGAATCCGCAACGTC GTTGACGCACCATATCGCCAAGGGTAAACCTGGTACCATTGAAATTACCCACGGTGGACCAGTCACAGGCATTGCTAAAGGCAAAAATGGTCATTTGATGGTG GCTGCGTCATAA
- the LOC124209433 gene encoding sodium/calcium exchanger regulatory protein 1-like: MTKFEGTFTNFKNEKLDEFYSAIGIPWVARKMMTASSPTIEISKKDDQWTMKTSTLMSSSSNTFKLGEEYEETMMGGRSIKNTATVEDNKLIISSQSDRGKSQRVLEFSDDGFIMTMTHEKTDLVAVRHFKRA; this comes from the exons ATGACCAAGTTTGAAGGAACCTTCACGAATTTCAAGAATGAGAAACTGGATGAATTTTACAGTGCCATCG GAATCCCATGGGTTGCAAGGAAGATGATGACAGCTTCTTCTCCTACAATTGAAATCTCCAAGAAAGATGACCAGTGGACTATGAAAACAAGCACTCTGATGTCAAGCAGTTCTAATACTTTCAAGCTTGGAGAAGAGTATGAAGAAACAATGATGGGGGGCAGGTCTATTAAG AATACAGCCACTGTTGAAGACAACAAGTTGATTATCAGCTCCCAAAGTGATCGTGGTAAATCTCAAAG GGTTTTGGAGTTTTCTGATGATGGCTTTATCATG ACAATGACCCATGAGAAAACGGATTTAGTTGCTGTACGTCATTTTAAACGGgcataa
- the LOC124209437 gene encoding uncharacterized protein LOC124209437, with product MNLPIIALPLLAASFVFQIGQVICHGRLMDPPSRNAMWRFGFPNPVDVKDNELWCGGQTVLWDVNGGKCGVCGDPWNETQPRAHEIGGHYANGLLGRRYTPGQVIDVEVELTSNHKGHFELRLCPLFGNQAVNAETENCFDKYPLYLEGQSTYKFTIPEDSAKHAILKYRVKLPNQVTCTACVIQWVHYANHLNGTCDDGTMAIGCGNQEVYRNCADVAIITTTGGFEPFGVIPTVPTSQNVNPYALKLWNKTKNGEIKEETLVVRSQYCMAIGKYRSISYFDSWCMSNCLKYPPTCPEHACECTSSCVPRKDLPEDEQAAEELFCQHDCMQSPFSERCSRICDCA from the exons ATGAATCTCCCGATTATTGCGCTACCGCTCCTTGCTGCGTCATTCGTCTTTCAG ATTGGACAAGTCATTTGTCATGGACGTCTAATGGATCCTCCATCTAGAAACGCAATGTGGAGATTTGGTTTCCCCAATCCAGTTGACGTGAAAGATAATGAACTTTGGTGCGGAGGGCAAACAG TGCTCTGGGATGTTAACGGAGGCAAATGCGGTGTTTGCGGTGACCCGTGGAATGAGACCCAACCTCGCGCTCACGAAATTGGAGGACACTATGCAAATGGTCTGCTTGGACGACGTTACACTCCGGGACAAGTCATCGATGTTGAAGTTGAGCTAACTTCAAATCACAAAGGTCACTTTGAATTGCGGCTCTGTCCGTTATTTGGAAATCAGGCGGTGAATGCCGAAACTGAAAATTGTTTCGATAA GTACCCACTGTACCTTGAAGGTCAGTCAACTTATAAATTTACGATTCCCGAAGACTCCGCTAAGCACGCGATATTGAAATATCGCGTCAAACTCCCTAACCAAGTCACCTGTACCGCCTGTGTAATTCAATGGGTTCATTACGCCA ATCATCTCAACGGGACGTGTGATGACGGAACTATGGCGATTGGATGTGGAAATCAGGAAGTATATCGGAATTGTGCGGATGTGGCAATTATTACAACCACGGGAGGTTTTGAGCCATTCGGAGTGATTCCTACAGTTCCAACCAGTCAAAATGTTAACCCGTACGCCTTAAAATTATGgaacaaaactaaaaatggggaaattaAGGAGGAAACTTTGGTTGTCCG CTCGCAATATTGCATGGCAATTGGAAAATACCGAAGCATAAGTTACTTTGATTCGTGGTGCATGAGTAACTGTCTAAAGTACCCGCCAACTTGTCCGGAGCATGCTTGTGAATGCAC GTCGAGTTGTGTCCCAAGAAAAGATTTGCCCGAAGATGAACAAGCGGCCGAAGAATTATTTTGTCAGCATGACTGCATGCAATCCCCTTTCAGTGAAAGATGTTCTCGAATTTGTGATTGTGCTTAA
- the LOC124209441 gene encoding guanylyl cyclase 1-like isoform X2: protein MNQDLDNLAFSEHQSKDTEKDVFVIELPHVEQVGNWDCGLACIQMVLSNDLAQQLCQNLSSICPDEYQNKSTWTIDLCYILNHFSMKIKYYTKTLGVNPSFSKEKFYDSYILKDEERVNQRFQEAASKGISIDTGSLEINELIHHIKQNGVAIALVDVNQLECVSCKSLVNNIGNFVRTLFNAQLSFNGHYIVICGFDTKKKLIYYRDPAVKSELCCLTFSSFERTRQAHGTDEDIILIYR, encoded by the exons ATGAACCAGGATTTGGATAATTTAGCCTTCAGTGAACATCAGAGCAAAGACACAGAGAAAG atgtttttgttattgaattACCTCATGTTGAGCAGGTAGGAAATTGGGATTGCGGACTTGCATGCATTCAAATGGTTTTATCAAATGACCTAGCTCAACAGTTGTGTCAAAACTTAAGTTCAATTTGCCCAGATGAATACCAAAACAAAAG taCGTGGACTATTGACCTTTGCTACATTTTAAATCACTTCTCTATGAAGATCAAGTATTACACCAAAACCTTAGGTGTCAATCCTAgtttttcaaaggaaaagttCTATGACAGTTACATTCTGAAG gaTGAAGAAAGAGTTAACCAAAGATTCCAAGAAGCAGCATCTAAAGGCATTTCAATTGACACAGGTTCCTTGGAAATCAATGAATTAATACATCACATAAAACAGAATGGAGTTGCTATTGCACTAGTAGATGTAAATCAACTAGAGTGTGTTTCTTGCAAATCTTTAGTCAACAACATTGGGAATTTTGTTAGAACATTATTTAATGCTCAGCTTTCTTTCAATG GTCACTACATAGTCATTTGTGGATttgacacaaagaaaaagctcATATACTACAGAGATCCAGCAGTCAAAAGCG AACTGTGCTGCCtaacattttcttcctttgaGAGAACGAGACAAGCTCATGGCACTGACGAAGATATCATCTTGATATACCGCTAA
- the LOC124209443 gene encoding 28S ribosomal protein S33, mitochondrial-like has product MAATKFYNYLKVVQSATPYAKRVEQLSSRIFGEVARPNTSAKSMRIVDMFSSQPIEQRADIKNYYPRHVEIHVLMRNLRNYGLFRDEHEDFKEEIKRLRELRGKGKPKKGEGKRSKK; this is encoded by the exons atGGCGGCTACAAAATTCTATAACTATTTAAAAGTAGTGCAGAGTGCAACACCGTATGCTAAGCGGGTTGAACAATTGAGCTCAAGAATATTTGGTGAAGTGGCCCGTCCAAACACATCTGCCAAATCTATGAGG ATTGTAGACATGTTTAGTTCTCAACCCATTGAACAAAGAGCAGATATAAAGAACTACTATCCCCGACATGTTGAAATCCATGTCTTGATGAGGAATCTACGGAATTATGGCTTATTCAG agaTGAACATGAAGACTTCAAAGAGGAGATCAA acGCCTTCGTGAGTTGCGAGGAAAAGGGAAACCCAAGAAAGGGGAAGGCAAACGTTCTAAAAAGTAA
- the LOC124209434 gene encoding uncharacterized protein LOC124209434 → MADKQGKGIPILPEAEAVVARAKLRDALKAEFRKKLTHPYRLQEPGYIFDPAIQRYASMKASNFDYFKVTPKTTKYGLVPMLCTVFGFAWLCQTKRDEYENKLRTGQISYADRVFKFTV, encoded by the exons ATGGCAGATAAACAAGGAAAAGGTATCCCAATTTTACCCGAAGCCGAAGCAGTTGTTGCTCGAGCAAAACTTAGGGACGCACTGAAAGCTGAATTTCGCAAGAAATTAACTCATCCCTATCGTCTCCAAGAACCTGGCTACATA TTTGATCCAGCCATTCAGCGATATGCATCCATGAAGgcttcaaattttgattactTCAAGGTTACTCCTAAAACAACCAAATATGGTCTGGTGCCTATGCTTTGTACAGTCTTTGGATTTGCCTGGCTCTGTCAAACAAAACGG GATGAATACGAAAACAAACTTAGAACAGGTCAGATTTCATATGCGGACAGAGTTTTCAAGTTTACAGTTTAG
- the LOC124209439 gene encoding uncharacterized protein LOC124209439, producing the protein MKRMSWTFRVPFQNIKNFVVLRPPAVIFCFCIASFGIVTLCLSLYIKHTPSPLKNPDEKGWNDVAVKLNRLNFCLLPPGVSPAINTTGMEAASVPFEMILPVHEIWKNFTVISGSIAATDIGLRDYPGTNLSFSLSLMQSQNKICLNLYHPHFVSMPHGAPTCNSLQFNPFPRSIGAFVLPREDKKLTTGSITPKCSDNAAFDVKLLENPAWTVLLGKDDRARSSHHLMVASVFLLTSFFIMLCFAAVRGGSLSKTVKMSNSGRTPTEDKEPLDP; encoded by the exons atgaaaagaatgtcTTGGACATTTCGAGTGCCTTTCCAAAATATAAAGAATTTTGTGGTTTTGAGACCCCCTGCAGTAATATTTTGCTTTTGCATTGCTTCCTTTGGGATTGTAACCCTATGCTTATCACTTTACATCAAACACACACCATCACCACTAAAAAATCCAgatgaaaag GGATGGAATGATGTTGCAGTCAAATTGAACAGACTAAACTTTTGCTTGCTTCCGCCTGGAGTATCGCCAGCCATCAACACAACAGGGATGGAAGCGGCTTCTGTTCCTTTTGAAATGATTCTTCCAGtccatgaaatttggaaaaacttCACAGTCATATCTGGGAGCATTGCTGCAACAGATATTGGGCTACGAGATTATCCTGGGACAAATTTGTCATTCTCATTGTCCTTAATGCAATCTCAAAACAAGATATGTCTGAACTTGTACCATCCTCATTTCGTGTCCATGCCACATGGGGCCCCAACCTGCAATTCCCTGCAGTTCAATCCTTTTCCAAGAAGCATCGGAGCATTCGTACTTCCCCgagaagataaaaaattaactacCGGAAGTATCACACCAAAGTGTTCGGATAACGCTGCATTTGACGTCAAATTACTGGAAAACCCCGCGTGGACTGTGCTTCTGGGAAAG GACGACCGAGCTCGATCAAGCCACCATCTGATGGTCGCTTCAGTCTTCCTGTtaacttcatttttcataatgCTGTGCTTTGCTGCAGTGCGCGGTGGATCGTTGAGTAAAACGGTGAAAATGAGCAATTCCGGGCGAACACCTACCGAGGATAAAGAACCACTCGATCCCTAA
- the LOC124209030 gene encoding uncharacterized protein LOC124209030, with protein MLTSSYYIIEFYKRGNVVVFCWGGCDVIEAFLRFWLICHTSDQIREITTECITVLRSLRDTRNEGNSSECNKITSYIIEISQISKNLERHSLKGVLSLSKRLIIPTLEIIFSYLLIIYEFQSAGKGTS; from the exons ATGCTCACTTCTTCTTACTACATCATCGAGTTTTATAAACGTGGTAACGTGGTTGTGTTTTGCTGGGGCGGCTGCGACGTTATTGAAGCCTTTTTGCGTTTTTGGCTCATTTGCCATACGAGTGATCAGATTCGAGAAATT ACGACTGAATGTATAACTGTTCTTCGCAGCTTACGGGACACTAGAAACGAAGGGAATTCGAGCGAATGTAATAAG ATCACTTCCTACATAATCGAAATATCACAGATTAGCAAAAATCTAGAAAGGCATAGTCTTAAAGGAGTTTTGTCTTTGTCCAAAAGACTTATCATTCCA actTTGGAGATTATTTTCTCGTATCTTCTTATCATCTACGAGTTTCAAAGTGCTGGCAAGGGAACATCCTGA
- the LOC124209441 gene encoding guanylyl cyclase 1-like isoform X1 yields the protein MNQDLDNLAFSEHQSKDTEKDVFVIELPHVEQVGNWDCGLACIQMVLSNDLAQQLCQNLSSICPDEYQNKSTWTIDLCYILNHFSMKIKYYTKTLGVNPSFSKEKFYDSYILKDEERVNQRFQEAASKGISIDTGSLEINELIHHIKQNGVAIALVDVNQLECVSCKSLVNNIGNFVRTLFNAQLSFNGHYIVICGFDTKKKLIYYRDPAVKSGIVLFNSIRSPFITSCRNITSKFFITTELCCLTFSSFERTRQAHGTDEDIILIYR from the exons ATGAACCAGGATTTGGATAATTTAGCCTTCAGTGAACATCAGAGCAAAGACACAGAGAAAG atgtttttgttattgaattACCTCATGTTGAGCAGGTAGGAAATTGGGATTGCGGACTTGCATGCATTCAAATGGTTTTATCAAATGACCTAGCTCAACAGTTGTGTCAAAACTTAAGTTCAATTTGCCCAGATGAATACCAAAACAAAAG taCGTGGACTATTGACCTTTGCTACATTTTAAATCACTTCTCTATGAAGATCAAGTATTACACCAAAACCTTAGGTGTCAATCCTAgtttttcaaaggaaaagttCTATGACAGTTACATTCTGAAG gaTGAAGAAAGAGTTAACCAAAGATTCCAAGAAGCAGCATCTAAAGGCATTTCAATTGACACAGGTTCCTTGGAAATCAATGAATTAATACATCACATAAAACAGAATGGAGTTGCTATTGCACTAGTAGATGTAAATCAACTAGAGTGTGTTTCTTGCAAATCTTTAGTCAACAACATTGGGAATTTTGTTAGAACATTATTTAATGCTCAGCTTTCTTTCAATG GTCACTACATAGTCATTTGTGGATttgacacaaagaaaaagctcATATACTACAGAGATCCAGCAGTCAAAAGCGGTATAGTACTTTTTAACAGCATAAGATCTCCTTTTATAACAAGTTGCCGTAATATCACctctaaatttttcattactaCAGAACTGTGCTGCCtaacattttcttcctttgaGAGAACGAGACAAGCTCATGGCACTGACGAAGATATCATCTTGATATACCGCTAA
- the LOC124209438 gene encoding uncharacterized protein LOC124209438, producing MRLLFTIASLLLQALLVNGHGRLMDPPARNAMWRFGFPNPVDYQDNELYCGGFSIQWSLNGGKCGVCGDRWDEPPPRLHESGGFYDTGLLGRRYTPGQIIDIEVELTANHKGYFELRLCPLSGDPTVAERQDCFNKYPLYLEGSTSHRFQIPEDTKRQETFKYRVKLPDGVTCTRCVIQWIYFTGNTWDLCENGVGAVGCGNQETFKNCADVAIITNTGGFGPAGVVPSAPTSLQDNPYAIKLLNVTKKGVQEQTLVVRSQVCIANDNFKDKNRFDSWCMANCLKYPPTCPENVCTCLTECVPTGEYAKQPGADVHCHINCLRFPPSERCPEWCKCT from the exons ATGCGGCTCTTGTTTACCATAGCCTCCTTGCTTCTACAG GCACTTCTCGTAAATGGTCATGGGCGGTTGATGGATCCACCTGCAAGAAACGCCATGTGGAGGTTTGGTTTTCCCAACCCCGTTGATTACCAGGACAATGAACTTTACTGCGGAGGCTTTTCAA TTCAATGGTCCCTTAACGGTGGCAAGTGTGGCGTTTGTGGAGATCGATGGGACGAACCACCTCCTCGTCTTCACGAAAGTg gtggGTTTTACGATACTGGTCTGCTTGGGCGGCGTTATACACCCGGACAGATAATTGATATCGAAGTAGAATTGACTGCAAATCACAAAGGATATTTCGAGCTACGATTGTGCCCACTGTCAGGTGACCCTACTGTTGCCGAACGACAGGACTGTTTCAACAA GTATCCCCTATATTTGGAAGGTTCAACCTCTCACCGTTTTCAAATTCCCGAAGACACAAAGAGGCAAGAAACGTTCAAATATCGCGTAAAACTACctg ATGGCGTCACCTGCACTCGCTGCGTCATTCAGTGGATTTACTTCACGG GAAATACATGGGATCTGTGCGAAAATGGAGTAGGGGCCGTTGGTTGTGGAAACCAGGAGACTTTCAAAAATTGCGCTGACGTGGCCATCATCACTAATACGGGAGGTTTCGGTCCCGCTGGCGTCGTTCCCTCAGCCCCGACAAGTCTTCAAGATAATCCATAcgcaattaaattattaaatgtgACAAAGAAAGGAGTCCAGGAACAAACGCTTGTCGTTCG ATCTCAAGTGTGTATTGCAAACGACAATTTCAAAGATAAGAATCGCTTTGATTCATGGTGTATGGCTAATTGCCTTAAATATCCACCCACTTGTCCAGAAAACGTCTGCACGTGTCT aacgGAATGTGTTCCAACCGGAGAATATGCAAAACAACCTGGAGCTGATGTTCACTGTCATATCAATTGTTTGAGATTTCCTCCGAGCGAGCGTTGCCCTGAGTGGTGTAAATGCACATAA
- the LOC124209436 gene encoding beta-ureidopropionase-like — protein sequence MTQQFASVEESLKKHLPEEDRKEVFRILYGRELEELDLPVAAAVPLNLELKGYSFTAETENLRPARRVRVGLIQNSIVLPTTDPVSAQRDALLAKIGQIIGVAHQSGVNIVCMQEAWNMPFAFCTREKHPWCEFAESAEKGPTTVFLQDLAKRYNMVIISSILERDEDHGDTIWNTCVVISNTGNVMGKSRKNHIPRVGDFNESTYYMEGNLGHPVFETQFGKIAINICYGRHHPQNWMMYGINGAEIVFNPSATVGGLSEPMWSIEARNAAIANSYFTCAINRVGTEVFPNEFSSADGRPAHKDFGHFYGSSYVAAPDGSRTPSLSRVSDGLLVAELDLNLCRQVKDKWGFRMTQRLDLYSRSLERAIQPDFKPQIVRENITHQNYGMAGYF from the exons ATGACTCAGCAGTTTGCTAGTGTTGAAGAATCGCTGAAGAAACATCTGCCTGAGGAGGATAGAAAAGAAGTTTTTAGAATTCTTTATGGCCGTGAACTTGA AGAATTGGATTTGCcggtagctgctgctgttccttTGAATTTAGAATTGAAAGGTTACAGCTTCACTGCTGAGACTGAAAATTTGAGGCCAGCTCGACGCGTACGTGTAGGATTGATTCAAAATTCGATCGTACTCCCTACAACTGACCCCGTGTCCGCTCAACGAGATGCACTACTCGCGAAAATCGGACAAATAATTGGTGTCGCTCACCAAAGTGGTGTCAACATCGTCTGCATGCAAGAGGCTTGGA ACATGCCTTTCGCTTTCTGCACGCGAGAAAAACACCCGTGGTGTGAATTTGCCGAGTCGGCTGAGAAAGGACCTACGACCGTTTTTCTACAAGAC CTGGCGAAACGGTACAATATGGTCATCATTTCGTCAATTCTAGAGCGAGACGAAGATCACGGTGATACCATTTGGAACACATGCGTTGTTATTTCAAATACTGGTAACGTTATGGGCAAGAGTCGTAAGAATCACATTCCACGCGTGGGTGATTTCAATGAGTCTACATACTACATGGAAGGGAATTTAGGACATCCAGTCTTTGAA ACTCAATTTGGCAAAATTGCTATTAATATCTGCTACGGGAGACATCATCCACAAAACTGGATGATGTATGGAATTAACGGAGCAGAAATTGTTTTCAACCCATCAGCAACCGTTGGCGGTCTgag CGAACCCATGTGGTCGATTGAAGCCCGAAATGCCGCCATCGCCAACAG CTATTTTACGTGTGCCATCAACCGCGTTGGCACGGAAGTGTTTCCCAACGAATTCTCGTCCGCAGATGGTCGACCCGCACATAAAGATTTTGGACACTTTTATGGTTCAAGCTATGTTGCTGCGCCCGATGGCTCGCGCACACCG AGTTTGTCTCGTGTAAGCGATGGCCTTCTTGTAGCAGAACTGGATCTGAATTTGTGCAGACAAGTAAAGGATAAATGGGGATTCAGG ATGACGCAACGATTGGATCTTTACAGCCGTTCCTTGGAACGCGCCATCCAGCCAGACTTTAAACCACAAATTGTGCGAGAAAATATCACTCACCAAAACTATGGTATGGCAGGATATTTTTAA